From the genome of Longimicrobium sp.:
ACCTGGTCCAGCGGGGGGCGGCGGGCGCTGTTCACGCGCAGCTCCGAGCGCACTCCGCGCACGCCGTCCACGTCCCAGGCGTCGTCGGTGGCGTAGCGGACCTCGTCGTAGTCGGGGAGCTCGCCTCGCAGGGTGACAACGCCGCCGCTCACTTCGACCGTGATCGCCTCGGCGTCCACCCAGGTGTCGTAGAAGAGGGCGTCCTCCACGTCGCTCTTCAGCTCCTCGTCCGGGCGCTGGCGCTTGCGGAGGCGCTGGTGGTACGGGCCGAGGCCGTAGCGCGCGGGGCCAAAGGTGCCCTCGTCGTGGCCGCCGAAGCTGCCGTCGTAAGGGCTCGGGCGCTGTCCCATTCCGCCGCCGAAGCCGGGGTTGCGGTTGAAGCCGTTTCCGGCGCCCTGGCGGCCGTAACCCCCGTCGTAAGGCGGCATCGTCTTTCCCTGGTAAGCGCGTTGTACCGTGTGCGGAGGGCGGCTCAGGCGCGCAACAACCGCGCCAGCCACGGCTCCATCTCGCCCGGCGGCGGGCCGGGGGGGAGCGGCCGCGCGGCGACTTCGTGGAGGACCCGCGCCAGGCGGTCCGGACGGTCGCTCACGATGCCATCGACGCCCCAGGAGAGGAGGCGGCGCATGTCCTCGGTCTCGTCGATCGTCCACACGTGCACGGCCACGTTCTTTGCGTGCGCCTCCCGCACCCAGAGCGGATCGAGCACCTGCCGGCCGCCGTGGCTATCGGGCATCTGCCAGGCATCGACGGCAGGGCGGTAGAGGCGGCCGAGGCGCAGCTTGTGGAGGGCGTAGAAGGCGTACATCTCCTGCGACGACGCGCTGGTGGGGCCGGAGTACTTAGCGAAGCGCGCGCGGTTCTTTCGATCTCCCGCCGCGATCAGCACGCGCTGCTCCGCCCCGAGCGCGCGCACTGTCTCCCACACCGGCTCCTGCGCCCGCGCGTCCTTGATCTCCACGTTCACGCGCGCGTGCGGCAGCGCCTCCAGCACCTCGCGCAGGGTGGAGATGCGCACGCCCGCGCCGCGGAAGGGGAAGGTGGCGCCCCCGTCCGGCGTGAAGCGGTACCCCGCATCCAGCCCCGCCAGCTCCCCCACCGTCAGCTCGCACACCGGCCCGCCACCATCGGTCGTGCGGTCCACGTTGGGATCATGGATCACCACCGCATCCCCATCCCGCGTCGGCTGGACGTCGATCTCCAGCACGTCCGCCCGCCACCACTCCAGCGCCTGGCGAAACGCGACAAGAGTGTTCTCAGGCGCGAGGCCGGAGCCGCCGCGGTGCGCGATCAGTAGGGGAGCGCCGGCGAGATAGCGGAAGCCGGGACGAGACGGGGACATTCAGGGAGTTATTCCCTGTCTTCCAGCGCTTCCACCTCGGCGGGCGAAAGCCGGTACAGCCGGTACAGCACCAGGTCCACCAGCTCCGACGACATCATCCGCGCCCAAACGACCTTTTGGGAGTCGATGCCGGCCTCCAGCTCGCGCGTAGCGGCGGCGTAACGCTCGGCGACAAAGGTGAGGATCTCCTCCACCGCGTCGGGGTGAGGACGTGCCGGATTGGGGGCACCGGCGGGGACGTGGTCCACCAGCAGGCCGTCCACGTAGGCGAGGAAGCCGGGAAAGACCATCTCCGTCATGTGGCCGCCCGCGACCGCTTCCTCGTCGGTGAGCTGCTCCCACGAAAGCTCGTTCCAGTACAGCTCCTCCGCCTCGCGGCGGATGAACTCGAGCCGCTCGGGGGAGAGCGTCTCCGCGCCCGGAAAGTCGTGCGGAGTACGGTGGATGGAGCAGAGGATGCGCCTGCGGCGCTGTTCCACGAAAGACTGCGCGGGATGGGCGGGTGCGGCGGAGTTGCGCATAAAACCGGATGGCTCCGTGCTGCGTTGCTCGCATGCTGGGGCGGTCAACTTAGACCCGCGCGGGAGGCGTCGCAACAGCAGTTTCACACAGAGACACGGAGGGCACAACGAGGGCACAGAGGGACCAGCAGAGCTCTCTCTTTCGTTCTTGTAGTTTTCTCTGTGGCTCTGTGTGACGCGCTGTTTTCAGGCCGTGCGCTGCTCCCGCTCCACCTCGCGCACCGCGGACTCCAGCTGCTCGGCGGTGACGCGCGCGTCGCCCAGCTCGGCGCGCTCCAGGTCGGCGCCCGTGAGGTTGGCGCGCTCCAGGTTGGCCCCGCTCAGGTCCGCGCCCTTGAGCGTGCAGCCGGAAAGGTCCGCGCCCGAGAGGTCGGCGGAGACGAGGGTGGCGCCCGTCAGGTTGGCACCCTTGAGGTCGGCCCCGTGCAGCTTGGCGCCGCCCAGGTCCGCGTGCTCCAGCGTGGCGTACTCCAGCATCGCCCCGCCCAGCTCCACCCCGCGCAGGTACGCGCCGGTGAGATTGGCGCCCTTGAGGTTCGCCTTCTCCATGTCCGCGCCGGTCAGGATGGCGCCCTTGAGGTACGCCCCGGTGAGGTGCGCGCGCTTGAGGTACGCCCACTCCAGGTAGGCGCCCTCCATGTACGCCCACTCCATCGTGGCGCGCTCCAGGTAGGCGCCCCACAGGCCGGCGCTCTTGAGATACGCTTCGGTGAGGTTGGCTTCGATCAGGTCGGCGCCCTTGAGGTCGGCGCCCTCCAGCTCGGCGCCGCTCAGGTTGGCGCCCTTGAGGTTGGCGCCCGCCAGCTGCGCCCCCCGCAGCGAGCAGCGCTCCAGGTTGGCGCCGGCCAGGTTGGCGCGCTCCAGCCGCGCCCCGTCCAGCACGGCGCCGCGCAGGTTGAGGTGCCCCGACGCGACCAGCATCCAAAGGTCCCGGTCCGACAGGATCCGCTGCTCCATGCGCTGCTCCTGGCCCGGAGCGCCCGAGGCCGTGGGGGTGTCCATTGAGGAGACCTACCTTTGCCGCGCGGCGGCGCGCTGCGGGGCGAGCTTCCAGCGCATGCGCCCGGCCCACCCGCACCGCGCGCACTTGCGCACCGGCGTGGCCGCCATCACGGCCACCAGCCGATCCACCGCGCTCCGCCCACGGTGCGGGCTGGTGACGGCGCGGCAGTGCGGGCACTCGGGCGCGAAGGGGAGGCGGGCCAGGTACAGCGCCGCGAGCCCCGGTGCGGCGACGGCGGCAAGAGCCAGACAAAGCACGATCGTGAGCACCCGACCTCCGCGCGAAAGGCCCGCAGCCGCGCGCCCACGCGCCCGACCCTGTAAACACCTTCTGCAATGCGCGTTCCGCTCTCATCGCACGGACCTTGCGGAGCGCGCCGTCCGCGACGAGCCCGCACGGCCAACGAGGAGGCGAGGATGCCATACAGGCACGGCTACGACCGGGGATACGGCTACGACCGCGGCTTCCGCGGCGGACCGCGGGGATACGACCGCGGGCAGGGGCGCTACGACCGGGGCTACCAGGGCGCGCCGCCGCGGCCGGACTACGGGCCGCCGGTCCCCTTCCCCTTCGTCCCCTTCGGCTGGGACCCGATGATGGGGCCAATGGCCTGGCCCATGCTCCCGTACGGAGCGGAGGGGATGCCGGCGCCCGGTCCACGCTACGACCGTGGCTACCACATTCCCCCGCGCCGGAGCCCGGCGTACGGGCGGGGCGGCGACCGCGCGCTTCGTGCCTGGGCGGACCGGTACGGCTACGATGTCGAGTTCAGCATTCCGCCGCGCCCACGGCCGCGGCGCTACTAACCCACACCAGGAGTACTTGATGCCCAAGCGCAACATCGATCCCGGCTTCGACCCCGAGGAGATCGACGACGCGGACCCGCTCGGCGAGCAGGCGTTCGACGAGGCCGGCTTCGCGGACGCCCCGGGTGGCGGCCCCGACTTCTCGGCCCCCGGGCTGGTGGACTCGGCCGACGACAAGACGCCGGGCGGCTACGGCCAGAAGGTGGCCGGCGTTCCGGAGGACAAGCAGCACGTGATGAACACGCCCAGCGAGCAGCGCCCCGACTCGGACAACGTCGTGGTGCACGAGCGCGGCGGCGAGTCCAAGGGCGACCCGGCGGTGGGAGGCACCCGCCCCGAGTAGACAGCCTCACACAGAGACACAGAGGGAAAAGGAAAGAGGAACGGAAAGGCTTCTCAATGAGCCTTTCCGTTCCTCTTTGTGCCCTCCGTGTGATGCTTTTCTACGCCGCCCGGTTGCGCTCGCGCCCGAAGGCGATGGAGGGGACGGGCGCCGCTTCGGGGCCCCACATGAACGCGAGATGGGGGCGCACGGGCAGGGACGGGACTCCCTGCACCACGATCCCCACGATCTCCCGCGATTCGGCGGGTAGGTCGGGGCAGGATTTATGTGGATCGATCATCAGGATAACTCGGGATATAGGACCGCCGCCGCAGGACGCGCGGCATCCCCATCCCGTGCATGGCGCATACCGGCGCGGGCGCAACCCCAAGCCGAACGGAGACAACGACTTGCGGCGCGAGCAACCGTGCTCGCGCCGCAGTGTGTAGCCCTTTGTGATCACCGCACGTGTTCAACCGACACAGGCCAGGGGAACCCCGACCGCGGTGGCCGGTGCCGCGGCGGCGCGCGGCGGCGGCGGCGGTGTCAGGTCGGGCGGGAAGAGCGGCGCGTTGAGCGCGGCGAGGCGCTGGGCGCTCCAGGAGCGGTATCCCGGGAGCTTGAGCGAGCGCGCGATCCGCTTGTCCATCGCGTGGCAGATGAGGAGCTCGGTGAGCTGGTATTGCCCCGAGTCCGTCATCCGGAGCTCGCGCACCACCTCGTCCGCGAGCCGCAGGAGCTCGGAGCGCGGGATCTCGTCCTTGTAGTTCTCGACCTGTTCTTCGACCCAATCCAGGTACGCGCGCCGCAGCGACCGGGGTGACTCGTGGTTCATGAATGAGCCGGTATGGGACGACTGGGAGTGTGCGGGAGGGGTGCTCTTTACAAAGTATACTAGCGCCGCCCGCGGATCAAGCTCCGCGTTCCGCGTCCCACTGGAAACACGCTCCGCAGAAGGAGTTCCCCTTCCCATCCGTGTCCGCGATGTCGCGCGAGGGGTACATTACACACCGTGGATTCGCGCAGTGCTCGGCCCCCGCCAGGTGCCCAAGCTCGTGAACGGATGAAGCGACGAGGCGCGGCCAGAGCGCGGAGGTGCCGTCCGCGCAGGGCACGCGCAGTGAGGCGAGCCCCACCACCGCGCAGGGCCCGTGCATCGTCGCCTCGCCGAAGACGACGTCGTACTCCGGCGCGCATAGCCCGCACTCCGCCACGCCGAGCCACCAGCACTCGCGCGGGTCGCGCCCCGATCCATCCGCCCGCTCCAGCAGCGCATCGACGATGGGTCCAGAGAGGTACCGGCGTCGGTCGCCGTCCCACCACTCCTCCCGTAGCGGGAGCCCCGAGCCGACCGCGCACTCCAGCCCCAGCCGTGGCCCCAGGTCATCGGCGAGCGCCTGCAGCAGCCCCTCGTCCGCATCGCCCACGGGCACGATCACGAGCAACCGCACTATGCTCTCCGAACCTTCATCGGCACCCTCCGCTTTGCGAGTAAGGACGTCCGGCTCGGCAGGTTCTGTACCGGGCGGGCGCCCCCTCCCCCCGACCCCCTCCCCCGCCTGCGGGGGCGCAGGGCGGGTGAGGGGGAGAACTCCGCCCGCGCTGCACAGATCCTGTAGGGGCGCGATTCATCGCGCCCGTACCCGCCGCCGCTCCGTCGCCCGCCCGTCAAACCGATCCCGTAGGGGCAGACCTGCGTGTCTGCCCACCCTCGCCCTTACCTCCGCCCCCCGCCCCCTGCCACCCAAACCCCGTAGGGGCAGCCCCACGTGGCTGCCCGTGCCCACCCGTGCGGCGCCCCCGCAGACACCCACCGACGCATGCTAAACGCCCCTCCCCCAGCAGTTTGGGGGAGGGGCAGCGAGGAACGAGCGGGGAGGGGGCCAGCCCCCCTCACCCCGCATCCATCCCGTACCGCAGCAGCTTCCGGTACAGCGTCGAGGGATCGATCCCCAGCACCTCGGCCGCCCGCGTCTTGTTGCCGCTCTCGGAGTGCAGGACCCAGTGGATGTACGCGCGCTCGATGATCTCCAGCGTCGGGTTGGGCGGCAGGGCGGCGGAGACGAGGGGCTGCGGGGCGCGCTCCGTGATGCGTGTGGGGAGCGCGGACACCTGGATCTCGCCGTCGGCGGTGAGGACGGCGGCGCGCTCCAGGGCGTTCTCCAGCTCGCGCACGTTCCCGGGCCAGTCGTACGACGCGAGCGCGTCGACCGCCTCCTGCGAGAGCCGCGGCGTCTCCTTTCCGCGCCCGCCCGCGAACCGCTCCAGGAAGAAGGAGGCGAGCAGCGGCACGTCCTCGCCGCGGTCGCGCAGCGGGGGAAGGTGGACAGTGATGACGTTGAGGCGGTAGTACAGGTCGCTGCGGAAGCCGCCGCGGCGGATCTCTTCCTCAAGGTCGCGATTGGTTGCGGCCACGATGCGAACATCCACCGGCACCGCCTCCGTCGCGCCGACGGGGATCACCTCGCGCTCCTGGAGGACGCGCAGGAGCTTGACCTGCGTGGCGGGCGACATCTCGCCCACCTCGTCCATGAAGAACGTGCCGCCCTTCGCCGCGACAAACAGGCCCTGCTTGTCGCGGTGCGCGCCAGTGAAGGAGCCCTTGGTGTGGCCAAAGAGCTCGCTCTCCAGAAGGCTTTCGGGGAGGGCGCCGCAGTTGATGGAGACGAACGGGCCGTCCGAGCGCCCGGAAATCTCGTGGATGTACTTGGCGAGCACCTCCTTGCCCGCGCCGCTCTCCCCCGTCACGAGGATAGTGGAGTCGGTGGGGGCGGCGGTCTCGGCCGTCTTCAGCACGTCCAGGAAGCGCTTGCTGCGGCCGATGGGGCGCGCGGAGTCGCCCCGGTCGCGGCGGCGGATCTCTGTCTTGAGCGCCTGGTTCTCGCGCTTGAGCTGCCGGCTCTCCGCCGCCCGCCGGCAGATGGCGACCATCTCGTCGTTGGCGAAGGGCTTCTGGATGTAGTAGAACGCCCCCTCGTTGACCGCGCGGATCGCCGTCTGGAGCGACGCCTGCGCCGTCATCAGGATCACCGGAAGCGACGGGTCCAGATCCTTCGCGGCCAGCAGCACCTCCAGCCCGCCCACGTTGGGCATCCGCACGTCGCTGAGCACCACGTCCGGGCGCAGCTCCTCCATCCGGGCCACCCCCTGCTGCCCCCCCACGGCGGTCTCCACCTGGAAGCCCTCCCGGCGCAGGAGGATGCGGAGGGTGTCGAGGATGGCGGTTTCGTCGTCGATGACGAGGATTTTCGTGGCGTCGGACATGGGCGGGGCCTGGGAACTGAGTGCGAAGTACTGAG
Proteins encoded in this window:
- a CDS encoding BON domain-containing protein, with amino-acid sequence MPPYDGGYGRQGAGNGFNRNPGFGGGMGQRPSPYDGSFGGHDEGTFGPARYGLGPYHQRLRKRQRPDEELKSDVEDALFYDTWVDAEAITVEVSGGVVTLRGELPDYDEVRYATDDAWDVDGVRGVRSELRVNSARRPPLDQV
- a CDS encoding glycerophosphodiester phosphodiesterase, with amino-acid sequence MSPSRPGFRYLAGAPLLIAHRGGSGLAPENTLVAFRQALEWWRADVLEIDVQPTRDGDAVVIHDPNVDRTTDGGGPVCELTVGELAGLDAGYRFTPDGGATFPFRGAGVRISTLREVLEALPHARVNVEIKDARAQEPVWETVRALGAEQRVLIAAGDRKNRARFAKYSGPTSASSQEMYAFYALHKLRLGRLYRPAVDAWQMPDSHGGRQVLDPLWVREAHAKNVAVHVWTIDETEDMRRLLSWGVDGIVSDRPDRLARVLHEVAARPLPPGPPPGEMEPWLARLLRA
- a CDS encoding pentapeptide repeat-containing protein, which translates into the protein MEQRILSDRDLWMLVASGHLNLRGAVLDGARLERANLAGANLERCSLRGAQLAGANLKGANLSGAELEGADLKGADLIEANLTEAYLKSAGLWGAYLERATMEWAYMEGAYLEWAYLKRAHLTGAYLKGAILTGADMEKANLKGANLTGAYLRGVELGGAMLEYATLEHADLGGAKLHGADLKGANLTGATLVSADLSGADLSGCTLKGADLSGANLERANLTGADLERAELGDARVTAEQLESAVREVEREQRTA
- a CDS encoding sigma-54 dependent transcriptional regulator, with protein sequence MSDATKILVIDDETAILDTLRILLRREGFQVETAVGGQQGVARMEELRPDVVLSDVRMPNVGGLEVLLAAKDLDPSLPVILMTAQASLQTAIRAVNEGAFYYIQKPFANDEMVAICRRAAESRQLKRENQALKTEIRRRDRGDSARPIGRSKRFLDVLKTAETAAPTDSTILVTGESGAGKEVLAKYIHEISGRSDGPFVSINCGALPESLLESELFGHTKGSFTGAHRDKQGLFVAAKGGTFFMDEVGEMSPATQVKLLRVLQEREVIPVGATEAVPVDVRIVAATNRDLEEEIRRGGFRSDLYYRLNVITVHLPPLRDRGEDVPLLASFFLERFAGGRGKETPRLSQEAVDALASYDWPGNVRELENALERAAVLTADGEIQVSALPTRITERAPQPLVSAALPPNPTLEIIERAYIHWVLHSESGNKTRAAEVLGIDPSTLYRKLLRYGMDAG